Proteins from a single region of Sandaracinaceae bacterium:
- a CDS encoding four helix bundle protein — protein sequence MNTSAKQVPVAVERAQALWVEIDARVQQWPRSARPLLGDRVVRASHDLLEALLRATYARGAEATAQHLANAGHHAAMLRLLLRGAHARRYLAPEAHEHVQRSLHEIGAMIGGWTRDAKARSGD from the coding sequence GTGAACACCTCTGCTAAACAGGTTCCCGTCGCCGTCGAGCGCGCCCAGGCGCTCTGGGTCGAGATCGACGCGCGGGTCCAACAGTGGCCACGCTCCGCGCGCCCCCTGCTCGGCGACCGCGTCGTTCGCGCCTCACACGACCTGCTCGAAGCCTTGCTCCGCGCGACTTACGCGCGAGGCGCGGAAGCTACTGCGCAACACCTCGCCAACGCCGGCCATCACGCCGCGATGCTAAGGCTCCTGCTCCGCGGCGCGCACGCTCGCCGGTACCTCGCGCCAGAGGCGCACGAACACGTTCAGCGGTCGCTGCATGAGATCGGAGCCATGATCGGTGGTTGGACCCGCGATGCCAAAGCCCGTAGCGGCGACTGA
- a CDS encoding protein kinase yields the protein MSTRVTDLVGCELAGFRLTDFLGEGGMAAVYRGENKLTRSIVRAIKVVRTELVEQPEFVERFAREAEVLERLRHPNIVAFFGLRESELLGTRVLFMELEFLDGMSLAAATTEHAQRGGASVAWAVSCVARAADGVAAAHDLGIVHRDLKPDNIFLCRNGDVKVLDFGIAKVVGEMDEGKRLTTVGTIAGTVAYLAPEVCNGASPDARADVYALGVTLIELLLGHHPYEAPGATRKSTTQLMMAHVSQAMPSVRAVRSDVSPKLEAILARATAKDPAARFDSARDLSRALRELVPDLESALQTAPKSKLETEFAIPTLRNAVTTETGRTMDVPTGPAASRSRKLRVALLGGTLALGSVAALAATGVFGESTSDASEAPVVAVVDAGPEDAAIEEPTSLANPWIRVDGARSRTVLGVGDDPPRGAVGFRADRGVVAPSGAFEIQQHEVTWSELEPFLATPEATQHRFDLPSTVPESPEDRTNLPAVGVPWNTARAYCMSLGGSLPTEEQWEYAGRGPELRPYPWGNSPVDRMRTNVYAGDEAAPLAVMRSDQDVTPTGIYDLLGNAREWTVDVYRDDAPGQDESWAAEGDTTYRAVRGLRYAAPANTRVPSVGLAARDALCATGGCVEAAQAELSHIGFRCSRAVR from the coding sequence GTGAGCACGCGTGTGACAGACCTGGTTGGCTGTGAACTGGCCGGCTTTCGCCTGACGGATTTCTTGGGTGAGGGCGGCATGGCCGCCGTGTACCGCGGCGAGAACAAGCTCACCCGGAGCATCGTGCGCGCCATCAAGGTGGTGCGCACCGAGCTCGTGGAGCAGCCCGAGTTCGTGGAGCGCTTCGCGCGCGAGGCCGAGGTGCTCGAGCGCTTGCGCCACCCCAACATCGTCGCGTTCTTCGGGCTGCGCGAGTCCGAGCTGCTCGGGACGCGCGTGCTCTTCATGGAGCTCGAGTTCTTGGACGGCATGTCCTTGGCGGCGGCCACGACCGAGCACGCCCAGCGCGGCGGCGCGTCGGTCGCGTGGGCGGTCAGCTGCGTCGCGCGTGCGGCCGACGGCGTCGCTGCAGCCCACGACCTCGGCATCGTCCACCGCGACCTCAAGCCCGACAACATCTTCCTGTGCAGGAACGGCGACGTGAAGGTGCTGGACTTCGGCATCGCCAAGGTCGTCGGCGAGATGGACGAGGGCAAGCGCCTGACCACGGTCGGCACCATCGCGGGCACGGTCGCGTACTTGGCGCCGGAGGTGTGCAACGGCGCGTCCCCCGACGCGCGCGCAGACGTGTATGCGCTGGGCGTGACGCTGATCGAGCTGCTGCTGGGCCACCACCCGTACGAGGCGCCTGGCGCGACCCGCAAGTCCACGACGCAGCTCATGATGGCGCACGTGTCGCAGGCCATGCCCAGCGTGCGGGCCGTCCGCTCCGACGTGTCGCCCAAGCTCGAGGCCATCCTGGCGCGAGCCACCGCGAAGGACCCGGCGGCTCGCTTCGACAGCGCGCGCGACCTGTCCCGCGCGCTGCGCGAGCTGGTCCCGGACCTGGAGTCGGCCCTGCAGACCGCCCCCAAGAGCAAGCTCGAGACCGAGTTCGCCATCCCCACGCTGCGGAACGCCGTGACGACCGAGACGGGGCGCACGATGGACGTGCCCACCGGCCCCGCGGCCTCGCGTTCGCGGAAGCTGCGCGTGGCGCTCCTCGGAGGCACGCTGGCCCTGGGATCCGTCGCAGCGCTGGCTGCCACGGGGGTGTTCGGCGAGTCCACGTCCGACGCGTCGGAGGCACCCGTGGTCGCCGTGGTCGACGCGGGCCCCGAAGACGCCGCGATCGAGGAGCCCACGTCGCTCGCGAACCCTTGGATCCGGGTCGACGGTGCGCGCTCGCGGACGGTGTTGGGCGTGGGCGACGACCCGCCCAGAGGCGCGGTGGGGTTCCGTGCAGATCGCGGGGTGGTGGCGCCGAGCGGTGCGTTCGAGATCCAGCAGCACGAGGTGACCTGGAGCGAGCTGGAGCCGTTCCTGGCCACGCCCGAGGCCACGCAGCATCGCTTCGACCTGCCTTCGACGGTGCCGGAGTCGCCTGAGGACCGCACGAACCTCCCGGCGGTGGGCGTGCCGTGGAACACCGCGCGGGCGTACTGCATGTCGCTCGGAGGCAGCCTGCCCACGGAGGAGCAGTGGGAGTACGCCGGCCGCGGGCCCGAGCTGCGACCCTACCCGTGGGGGAACTCGCCCGTGGACCGCATGCGGACGAACGTGTATGCGGGCGACGAGGCCGCGCCGCTGGCGGTCATGCGGAGCGACCAAGACGTCACCCCCACGGGCATCTACGACCTGCTGGGCAACGCGCGCGAGTGGACCGTCGACGTGTACCGCGACGACGCCCCGGGGCAGGACGAGTCGTGGGCGGCCGAGGGTGACACCACGTATCGCGCCGTGCGTGGCCTCCGCTACGCCGCGCCTGCCAACACGCGGGTCCCGAGCGTTGGGTTGGCCGCGCGTGACGCGCTCTGCGCCACGGGCGGGTGTGTGGAGGCGGCGCAGGCCGAGCTGAGCCACATTGGCTTTCGGTGCAGCCGAGCCGTCCGATAG
- a CDS encoding SUMF1/EgtB/PvdO family nonheme iron enzyme: MGTASGGDADERPVHEVTLSSYYMDRTEVTVSAYGECVRAGRCRTPMTGNYFTWGASGKEQHPVTGVSWDDAVAYCGWRGGRLPTEAEWEYGARGSDGRVYPWGNEGPSDRRLQWSGGCGGFGCSGGTAAVGSHASGRSPFGLEDMSGNVWEWVSDWYGAYPSGAVRDPSGPTSGDGRVLRGGSWSNNDAARVRSAYRGRYDASNRYSYVGFRCARGAN, from the coding sequence ATGGGAACGGCGTCTGGGGGGGATGCGGACGAGCGTCCGGTGCACGAGGTTACGTTGAGCAGCTACTACATGGACCGGACGGAGGTGACAGTGTCGGCGTATGGGGAGTGCGTGCGTGCGGGGCGGTGCCGGACGCCGATGACGGGCAACTACTTCACGTGGGGAGCGTCTGGGAAGGAGCAACATCCGGTGACTGGGGTTTCATGGGATGACGCGGTGGCGTATTGCGGATGGCGGGGAGGGCGGCTGCCGACGGAGGCGGAGTGGGAGTACGGGGCGCGAGGAAGCGACGGTCGGGTGTACCCGTGGGGGAACGAAGGACCCAGCGATAGACGGCTGCAGTGGTCAGGAGGCTGCGGCGGCTTCGGTTGTAGTGGAGGTACGGCGGCGGTGGGTTCACATGCGTCGGGCCGAAGCCCGTTTGGGCTGGAGGACATGTCTGGGAACGTGTGGGAGTGGGTGAGCGATTGGTACGGAGCGTATCCGAGCGGAGCGGTGCGCGATCCGTCGGGGCCGACGAGCGGAGACGGCCGGGTGCTCCGTGGCGGTTCGTGGAGCAACAACGATGCCGCCAGGGTGCGCTCTGCGTATCGCGGCAGGTACGATGCGTCGAACCGCTACAGCTACGTGGGTTTCCGTTGCGCGCGCGGGGCAAACTAG
- a CDS encoding alkaline phosphatase D family protein: protein MSRDVRMSLSRREWLQSTGAMGVVVASSQLLGCDDDKLPPLPSDLPTDPYTGPEGPATVFSHGVASGDPVADGFVIWTRVSPADLGTSVDVFYEVALDPEFVDRVVAGTMTTGASVDFTAKIDVRGLVWGRDYYYRFAALGRSSLVGRARCAPEGNEARALRFAVTSCASLGHGYFHAYRRIAEREDLDAVIHLGDYIYEYGTGEYGSVREYEPAHEIVTLADYRTRHAQYRRDPDLQALHQQHPLIPIWDDHESANDSYEDGAENHQPDSEGAWTDRKAAAKQAYFEWMPIRDAATHQVYRRLQYGNLLDIVLLDTRLEGREQQLEDADELEGEPASRSLLGATQEAWLSAELEASTARWVFLAQQVMVAQLSLSGGSPFNLDQWDGYPAARGRLLETIRTHANKRTVVLTGDIHTSWVSRLVEDPYAEGVDLDRDAPAVEFVTTSVTSPGIAAGNLADRIAQGIIDQSPHLEYVQLSRKGYVVMEVTAGTVYADYFFVEGVLPGEDAEEFAVGFDTRHGVADLVRRDTPRPTRPAPAPAPGP, encoded by the coding sequence ATGAGCCGCGACGTGCGCATGTCGCTCTCGCGCCGCGAGTGGCTCCAGTCGACGGGCGCCATGGGCGTGGTCGTGGCGAGCAGTCAGTTGTTGGGCTGCGACGACGACAAGCTCCCGCCTCTCCCGTCGGACCTGCCGACCGACCCGTACACCGGGCCAGAGGGCCCCGCGACGGTCTTCTCGCATGGTGTCGCCAGCGGCGACCCCGTCGCGGACGGCTTCGTGATCTGGACGCGGGTCTCTCCCGCCGACCTCGGCACCTCCGTGGACGTGTTCTACGAGGTCGCCTTGGACCCAGAGTTCGTGGACCGCGTCGTGGCCGGCACGATGACCACGGGCGCCTCCGTGGACTTCACCGCCAAGATCGACGTGCGCGGCCTCGTGTGGGGACGCGACTACTACTACCGCTTCGCGGCTTTGGGACGATCGTCGCTCGTGGGTCGCGCGCGCTGCGCGCCCGAAGGCAACGAGGCGCGCGCCTTGCGCTTCGCGGTCACGTCCTGCGCCAGCCTCGGTCACGGCTACTTTCACGCCTACCGGCGCATCGCCGAGCGCGAGGACCTCGACGCCGTGATCCACCTCGGCGACTACATCTACGAGTACGGGACGGGCGAGTACGGCAGCGTGCGCGAGTACGAGCCCGCGCACGAGATCGTCACGCTGGCCGACTACCGCACGCGCCACGCGCAGTACCGCCGCGACCCGGACCTGCAGGCGCTGCACCAGCAGCACCCGCTGATCCCCATCTGGGACGACCACGAGAGCGCCAACGACAGCTACGAGGACGGCGCCGAGAACCACCAGCCCGACAGCGAGGGCGCGTGGACCGACCGCAAGGCCGCCGCCAAGCAGGCTTACTTCGAGTGGATGCCCATCCGAGACGCGGCCACCCACCAAGTCTACCGGCGCCTGCAGTACGGCAACCTCTTGGACATCGTGCTGCTGGACACGCGCCTCGAAGGTCGCGAGCAGCAGCTGGAGGACGCCGACGAGCTCGAGGGCGAGCCAGCCTCACGCTCCCTGCTCGGCGCGACGCAAGAGGCCTGGTTGAGCGCCGAGCTCGAGGCCAGCACCGCGCGCTGGGTCTTTCTGGCGCAGCAGGTCATGGTCGCGCAGCTGAGCCTCTCCGGCGGCAGCCCGTTCAACCTGGACCAATGGGACGGCTATCCCGCGGCGCGCGGACGCCTGCTGGAGACGATCCGCACCCACGCCAACAAGCGCACCGTGGTGCTGACGGGCGACATCCACACTAGCTGGGTGAGCCGCTTGGTCGAGGACCCCTACGCCGAGGGCGTGGACCTCGATCGCGACGCGCCCGCCGTCGAGTTCGTGACCACGTCGGTCACCTCCCCGGGCATCGCCGCGGGCAACCTCGCGGACCGCATCGCGCAGGGCATCATCGACCAGAGCCCGCACCTCGAGTACGTGCAGCTGTCCCGCAAGGGCTACGTGGTGATGGAGGTCACGGCTGGCACGGTCTACGCGGACTACTTCTTCGTCGAGGGTGTGCTCCCCGGAGAAGACGCAGAGGAGTTCGCGGTGGGCTTCGACACGCGTCACGGCGTAGCCGACTTGGTTCGCCGGGACACGCCGCGTCCGACACGTCCCGCTCCCGCGCCGGCCCCTGGACCATGA
- a CDS encoding choice-of-anchor I family protein, with translation MSFVTTWAAPTHSNRSRRVRTLSSLLLSVLLVAGCGDEGPTGATGPAGPAGPAGPTGPTGAPGTNGTNGTNGTNGTNGTNGTNGEPAIRGILLRHAGRYESGVFAEGAAEIVTFDASSGRLFVVNAQAATVDVLDPTDPTAPALISTLDVTAADPLRALGAANSVSAYDGVLAVAIEADPKTDPGIVAFYRTATLELLASVEVGALPDMLRFTNDGARVLVANEGEPNDDYTVDPEGTVSVITIGDGFVTPPSVTTLDFSAFDADIADLRAAGVRIFGPGASVSQDLEPEYIAVSGDDRFAWVSLQENNALALIDLGTSPSIVDILPLGVKNHSLPGNELDPSDRDGGPHLATWPVFGMYMPDTIAAYDVAGQTYVVTANEGDARDYDGFGEETRVGSVTLDPTVFPNAAALQNNAALGRLRTSTANPETDGDLDDDGDVDVIYAFGARSFSIRDGLTGDLVFDSGNDFERITANRLGANFNATNDENGGDSRSDDKGPEPEALTLGVIRGATFAFIGLERVGGIMVYDITHPESPRFVQYINPRDLSIDFDGDVPAELSAAGDLGPEGMVFIPSALSPTGQDLLVVANEVSGTTSIFAIEVIE, from the coding sequence ATGTCTTTCGTCACGACGTGGGCGGCTCCCACGCACTCGAACCGGTCGCGCCGCGTCCGCACCCTGTCCTCTCTCTTGCTGAGCGTGCTGCTCGTGGCCGGCTGCGGCGACGAAGGCCCCACGGGCGCCACCGGTCCCGCGGGCCCCGCCGGTCCTGCTGGCCCCACGGGTCCCACGGGGGCGCCTGGTACGAACGGCACCAACGGAACCAACGGTACGAACGGCACCAACGGTACGAACGGTACGAACGGCGAGCCGGCCATCCGCGGCATCCTGCTGCGTCACGCCGGCCGCTACGAGAGCGGCGTGTTCGCCGAGGGCGCGGCGGAGATCGTGACGTTCGACGCCTCGTCGGGCCGCCTCTTCGTCGTCAACGCACAGGCCGCCACGGTGGACGTGCTCGACCCCACCGATCCGACGGCGCCCGCCCTGATCAGCACACTGGACGTGACCGCCGCCGACCCCCTGCGCGCCCTCGGCGCGGCCAACAGCGTCTCCGCCTACGACGGCGTGCTCGCCGTGGCGATCGAGGCGGACCCCAAGACCGACCCAGGCATCGTCGCGTTCTACCGCACGGCGACGCTCGAGCTGCTCGCCTCGGTCGAGGTCGGCGCGCTGCCGGACATGCTGCGCTTCACGAACGATGGCGCGCGCGTCCTGGTGGCCAACGAGGGTGAGCCCAACGACGACTACACCGTCGACCCCGAGGGCACCGTGTCGGTCATCACCATCGGCGACGGATTCGTCACCCCGCCCTCCGTCACCACGCTCGACTTCTCGGCCTTCGACGCGGACATCGCCGACCTGCGCGCCGCTGGCGTACGCATCTTCGGACCGGGCGCGTCCGTGTCGCAGGACCTCGAGCCCGAGTACATCGCGGTGTCGGGCGACGACCGCTTCGCGTGGGTGTCCCTGCAGGAGAACAACGCGCTCGCCCTGATCGACCTCGGCACGAGCCCCTCCATCGTGGACATCCTCCCGCTGGGCGTGAAGAACCACTCGCTGCCCGGCAACGAGCTCGACCCCAGCGACCGCGACGGAGGCCCCCACCTCGCGACGTGGCCCGTGTTCGGCATGTACATGCCGGACACCATCGCCGCCTATGACGTGGCCGGTCAGACCTACGTGGTCACGGCGAACGAAGGCGACGCCCGCGACTACGACGGCTTCGGCGAGGAGACGCGGGTCGGCAGCGTCACGCTCGACCCGACCGTGTTCCCCAACGCGGCAGCGCTGCAGAACAACGCGGCCCTCGGTCGCCTGCGCACCAGCACGGCCAACCCCGAGACGGACGGGGACCTCGACGACGACGGCGACGTGGACGTGATCTACGCCTTCGGCGCGCGCAGCTTCTCGATTCGCGACGGCCTCACCGGCGACCTGGTGTTCGACAGCGGCAACGACTTCGAGCGCATCACCGCCAACCGCCTCGGCGCGAACTTCAACGCCACCAACGACGAGAACGGCGGCGACAGCCGCTCGGACGACAAGGGCCCCGAGCCCGAGGCGCTGACCCTGGGCGTCATCCGCGGGGCCACCTTCGCGTTCATCGGCCTCGAGCGCGTGGGCGGCATCATGGTCTACGACATCACGCACCCCGAGAGCCCGCGCTTCGTCCAGTACATCAACCCGCGCGACCTGAGCATCGACTTCGACGGCGACGTCCCGGCCGAGCTGAGCGCCGCCGGCGACCTGGGCCCGGAGGGGATGGTCTTCATTCCGTCTGCGCTGAGCCCCACGGGCCAGGACCTCCTGGTGGTGGCCAACGAGGTCAGCGGCACGACCAGCATCTTCGCCATCGAGGTGATCGAATGA
- the msrB gene encoding peptide-methionine (R)-S-oxide reductase MsrB, producing MSRHDTDEPEHPQQFTDPATGETLTLTDAEWRERLTPFEYMVLRQKGTERAFTGRFHDHHEDGTYRCAGCGAPLFSSDDKFDSGTGWPSYSRAIAEGRVAEHRDTSHGMVRVEVVCARCGGHLGHVFPDGPAPTRMRYCINSASLDFDAASEPPAAADEDPQ from the coding sequence ATGTCCCGCCACGACACCGACGAGCCCGAGCATCCGCAGCAGTTCACCGACCCCGCCACGGGCGAGACGCTCACGCTGACCGACGCCGAGTGGAGGGAGCGGCTGACCCCGTTCGAGTACATGGTGCTGCGGCAGAAGGGCACGGAGCGCGCGTTCACCGGACGCTTCCACGATCACCACGAGGACGGGACCTACCGCTGCGCCGGCTGCGGCGCGCCCCTCTTCAGCTCGGACGACAAGTTCGACTCGGGCACCGGCTGGCCCAGCTACAGCCGCGCCATCGCCGAGGGACGCGTGGCGGAGCACCGCGACACCAGCCACGGGATGGTCCGCGTCGAGGTCGTATGCGCCCGCTGCGGCGGACACCTGGGCCACGTCTTCCCGGACGGCCCCGCCCCCACCCGCATGCGCTACTGCATCAACTCCGCCTCGCTCGACTTCGACGCCGCCTCGGAGCCCCCCGCGGCAGCCGACGAAGACCCGCAGTAA
- a CDS encoding RNA methyltransferase has protein sequence MADNNQRVYGVAACRAVARARPLDVRRAFLEEARLREFGWFVEDMARRRLGYNIVSAEDLERITGGVHHEGVCFYVDPAPTPSFDDVLERAAAAQRAQSDEPLRVLYLDGVRNPHNLGAILRTAAHFGVDALLVPASSTPGLGPAGTRVAEGAAEAVPLIRLNRPLDALAALKERGVPLFVADAHQGESVFDTRLPKRCVLALGAEREGISEGLRKLAQRALFIPGTGDVESLNVAAAASVLLAEHVRQSGLARPTSGRA, from the coding sequence GTGGCCGACAACAACCAACGAGTCTACGGGGTCGCCGCGTGCCGCGCGGTGGCGCGCGCCCGCCCCCTGGACGTGCGCCGCGCGTTCTTGGAAGAGGCGCGGCTGCGCGAGTTCGGCTGGTTCGTGGAGGACATGGCGCGCAGGCGCCTGGGCTACAACATCGTCAGCGCCGAGGACCTCGAGCGCATCACGGGGGGCGTGCACCACGAGGGCGTGTGCTTCTACGTGGACCCCGCGCCCACACCGAGCTTCGACGACGTGCTCGAGCGCGCGGCCGCGGCCCAGCGCGCCCAGTCGGACGAGCCGCTGCGCGTGCTGTACCTGGACGGCGTGCGCAACCCCCACAACCTGGGCGCCATCCTGCGCACCGCCGCGCACTTTGGCGTGGACGCGCTGCTCGTGCCCGCCAGCAGCACGCCGGGCCTGGGACCTGCAGGCACCCGCGTGGCGGAGGGCGCGGCGGAGGCCGTCCCCTTGATCCGGCTCAACCGCCCGCTGGACGCGCTCGCCGCGTTGAAAGAGCGCGGTGTCCCGCTGTTCGTCGCGGACGCTCACCAGGGAGAGAGCGTGTTCGACACGCGGCTCCCGAAGCGGTGCGTGCTGGCGCTGGGCGCCGAGCGCGAGGGGATCTCCGAAGGCCTCCGCAAGCTCGCCCAGCGAGCGCTGTTCATCCCGGGCACGGGGGACGTGGAGAGCCTCAACGTGGCCGCCGCCGCCAGCGTGCTGTTGGCGGAGCACGTGCGCCAGAGCGGGCTCGCCCGGCCCACGTCGGGGCGCGCTTGA
- a CDS encoding RluA family pseudouridine synthase, with protein MSETPNDTELRGIADETLAAALRRFAPERSWNNVRALCRSGKVFLDGERELDPARRLRGGERIELRESAPRVRRNEYAELRVLHQDPHLVIVHKPPHVSTAPHDKSSHAPAAEPTVLDALRQTVAKPSAARRKAGAQASLFVVHRLDKETSGVMCFARTKTSERALHEVFKRHQAQREYVAVVQGVIGTQTIESELVRDRGDGLRGSARDDTRGGHRQRAVTHIVHAEPLRGRHGMMTRVRLRLETGRTHQIRIHLAEAGHPVLGEAVYIRDLRDEGRTPIPCARLLLHARTLAFTHPLTGEALSFDAEPPPSFTSALAALLPEDA; from the coding sequence ATGAGCGAGACGCCGAACGACACGGAGCTGCGCGGCATCGCCGACGAGACGCTGGCGGCGGCCCTGCGCCGGTTCGCGCCCGAGCGCTCGTGGAACAACGTCCGCGCACTGTGCCGCAGCGGGAAGGTGTTTCTGGACGGCGAGCGCGAGCTCGACCCGGCGCGGCGCCTGCGCGGCGGTGAGCGCATCGAGCTGCGTGAGTCGGCCCCCCGCGTGCGCCGCAACGAGTACGCGGAGCTGCGTGTGCTGCACCAAGACCCGCACCTGGTGATCGTCCACAAGCCCCCGCACGTGTCCACGGCGCCCCACGACAAGAGCTCGCACGCCCCCGCGGCCGAGCCGACGGTGCTGGACGCGCTACGCCAGACGGTGGCGAAGCCCAGCGCCGCGCGACGCAAGGCGGGCGCTCAGGCCTCGCTGTTCGTGGTGCACCGGCTCGACAAGGAGACCTCGGGGGTGATGTGCTTCGCCCGCACGAAGACCAGCGAGCGCGCGCTGCACGAGGTGTTCAAGCGCCACCAGGCGCAGCGCGAGTACGTGGCGGTGGTGCAGGGGGTGATCGGCACGCAGACCATCGAGTCGGAGCTGGTGCGCGACCGGGGCGACGGCCTGCGCGGGAGTGCGCGCGACGACACCCGCGGCGGACACCGGCAGCGGGCCGTGACGCACATCGTGCACGCGGAGCCCCTGCGCGGAAGGCACGGGATGATGACGCGCGTGCGCCTGCGGCTCGAGACGGGGCGCACGCACCAGATCCGCATCCACCTCGCCGAGGCTGGCCACCCCGTGCTGGGCGAGGCCGTGTACATCCGCGACCTGCGCGACGAGGGGCGCACCCCCATCCCGTGCGCTCGGCTGCTACTGCACGCGCGCACGCTGGCTTTCACGCACCCGCTCACGGGCGAGGCGCTGTCGTTCGACGCCGAGCCGCCGCCCTCGTTTACGAGCGCGCTGGCCGCGCTGCTGCCCGAGGACGCGTAG